The Carnobacterium divergens nucleotide sequence ACATTAAAACATAATAAAGTCCACGATTTACTAAACTTAAAACAATCAATGCCACAATCGGTGAAAAACTAATCCCTCCAATTGGTGGAATAATTCTTCTAAAAACATCTAAATAGGGCTCACAAAGTCTGGCTAATATTTCTCCTAGCTTAGAATTATAAGCGCCAGGTAACCACGACAACAGTGCATAAACAACAATTAAAATAGAATAAATATTAATCGCTTCGGATAACACTCTGTACACAAATATTAAAATATCTATCATATTGTTTTCAAACACCTCTTTCTAGTAGAATTCCTTATCACGCATCATTTCTGTTAACATACCATCAATTTCAACATTTGGTGGTGTACACAAGAAAATTTCATCGCCGATACGTTGAATATCTCCACTAATTGCATAAATGGTTCCTGTTAAGAAGTCCACAATTCGTTTAGCTTGATCTTCTTCAATTCGATTGAAATTTAAAATCACTGATTCATTTGCCATTAATAAGTCTGCAACTTCTTGAACCTCTGAATAGACGCGCGGTTCAAAAACAACAATTTTTGATTGAGATGGAATCGCTTGTTGATTCAAGGGAACAACTTTATTGCTTGTCTTAACAGCGTTGACATTACGTGAGTTAAAAGCGGGTTTACTTTTTGGTTCATTGTACACTTTCTCTTGAGCTTGAATTGGTGCAGCTTTTTCAGTTTTTTGATCGTATTCTTCATACTCAAACTCTTCTTCTTCATCATTCAAACCAAAAAATTGGCTAAAATTACCCATAAGTCCCATATTCTCTTCCTCCTTTTTTTAGTCTTTAAACAAGGCTGTCCCAACACGAACAAATGTTGCGCCTTCCTCTGCAGCAATCTGATAGTCGTTACTCATTCCCATACTCAACTCTGTACAAGGAGCATATGAAATGCCTTTAGCTTGAATCTTTTCTTTCAGTTGATAAAGCGTTGAAAAGGCTTTGTGAATAGTTGCTTCATCTGCATCGATTGGAGCCATCGTCATTAGACCGATAATTTTTATTTTAGAATAGTCTTGTAACGAATCGATAAAGGCTTCAATCTCTGAAGGATTTATGCCATGTTTCGATTCCTCACCGGTAACATTCACTTCAAGAAAGCAATTGATTGTGTGTTCTGCACGCTTTTCAATTTCCTTAGCTAAAGAAATGCGATCTAACGCATGAAAATAATCAATTTCATTAATAACTTGCTTCACTTTTCTCGTTTGTAAATTTCCAATGTAATGCCATTTGATGTCAGTATCTGGTAGGTACGTTTTTTTTGCTTGTAAACCTTCTGGTCTATTCTCAGCTAAATGACGAATTCCTAAATCATAAATTTCTTTTGTTGCTTCATTAGAAACAGCTTTTGTCACTGCAATCAACGTTACATTGGAGCGTTTACGCCCAACTTTGTCGATTGCTTGGCATAGCGTTGACTCCACTGCTTCTAAATTTGTAGCAATTGACATTTATTTACGACGTCTTCTAAAGAATGGTGGTGTGTCTAAACTATCATCGTCATTTCCATGCCCTTTTTCTGGCGATGAATCGCGTTTAAATACATCAAAATCAGCTTTTTCTGTTGGCGTTTCTTCCCGTCCACTTGTTTCACGAACATTAGGTTCACGACGAATATCCCAGTCACCAAATGGATCTTTTTCAGCTTGGTTGCTTGCAGGTGCTGATTGACTTTGTTCCTCATTGCGTTTGCTATAAGGGGTTGCTTCATTTGTATTTGAAAAACTACGCGTTCTTGAAGTATCGCGACGAGCTTCTTGCCCACGTTGATTGTCAATCCCAGTTGCAATGACGGTTACGATTACTTCGTCACCAAGTTTTTCATTGATTGATGTTCCAAAAATAATATTCACTTCAGTTGTTGAAGCTGCTGAAACGATATCAGAAGCGTCTTGTGCTTCAAATAAAGTTAAGTCTGGTCCACCAGTAATGTTTAGCAATACTTGCTCAGCACCATCAATTGATACTTCTAATAATGGAGAAGAGATCGCTTTTTTAGTTGCTTCTGCTGTTCTGTTTTCTCCACTTGCCATACCGATTCCCATCAACGCAGAACCTTGATTTTCCATAACTGTTTTTACATCAGCGAAATCTAAGTTTACATATCCTGGAGCTGTGATTAAATCTGAAATGCCTTGTACCCCTTGGCGTAATACGTTATCTGCTTCGTGGAAAGCTTCCAACATTGGTGTCTTTTTGTCAACGATTTCTAGTAAACGGTTGTTTGAAATAATAACCAATGTATCTACATGGTCTTTCATTTCAGAAACACCTTCTGCAGCAAAACGGCCACGTTTTGGACCTTCAAAAGTAAAGGGTCTTGTAATAACACCAACAGTCAATGCGCTTTGTTCTTTTGCAATTCTAGCCACAATTGGTGCAGCTCCTGTTCCTGTTCCACCACCCATACCTGCAGTGACAAAAATCATATCTGCTCCGCTTAAGGCTTCTGCGATTTGTTCTTCGCTTTCTTCTGCAGCTTTACGTCCAATTTCTGGATTTGAACCTGCTCCAAGACCTCTTGTTAATTTAGGTCCTAATTGAATTTTGATTTCAGCATTTGAGCTTTGTAGTGCTTGAATATCGGTATTTGCAACGATAAATTCAACACCCTTTACACCTTCATCGATCATACGATTTACTGCATTGTTTCCTGCTCCGCCGACACCAATTACTTTAATGACAGCTCCGTTGTTTATCATTGAATCAAATTCTAATTCCATCCTATTTCCTCCTACTTGCATCGATTATTTTCTGTTTCATCATTTGTTCATGTTGATTAATCAAAGAAGTTAGAAAAGAAATTTTTTGCTTTGTTGCTTAACTTATCTTCTTCTTTTTTAGGCTGTTTTTCTTCACGCGGTGCTGGAGCATTATGTTCAAAAACGTGCTCTTCAACATGATGCTGATTTACTCGTTCATCCGTATGATGCACTTTTCTACCTTTTGATACTGCGTGAATTTCATCTAAATTCGCTACATATTCAATCAAACCAATTCCGGTAGAAAAGGCTGGGAAACGCATGCCCATTTGATCTGGAACATATAATTTCACATTGATTTCAAAAATATCTTTCGCCAACTCAATCACGCCTGGTAACGAAGCAGCTCCACCAGTTAACACAATTCCTCCTGGCAATTCTCTTGCACCCACAACATCTAATTCAGCTTTTATTTTTTCAAAAATTTGAACTAAACGAGCTTCAATAATTTCTGATAAATACTGTTCATCAATTTTGACTGGTTCATTTTTACCAATCGTTTCCACTGGAAAAACTTCATCTGGAGACGTTTCTTCTGGTAAAGCAAATCCGTAATCACGTTTGATTTTTTCAGCATTTTCAAGGGTGGTATTCAAGATAATTGAAATATCTTTTGAAACGTATTCGCCACCTTCAGGATCAACGAATGTATATTTCAATTGATTGTCATGAATTACAGAAGCAGAGGTTTGTCCACCACCCATATCAATGATAATCGTGCCAAAATCACGTTCGCCTTTTGATAAAGCGGTACTTCCAACTGCAAGAGGTTGAACGACGATTTCCCCAATTTGTAATCCAGCCTTTTCTACACAACGTTTTGTGTTATGTAAAATCGTTTTAGGTCCTGTTAGCATTGTTGCATGCATTTCTAAACGCACCCCTATCATGCCTCTAGGGTCACGAATTCCGTCAAAGCCATCCACGATAAATTCTTCTGGAATCACCGAAATAATTTCTCTTTCTGGCGGAACTGATCGCACCATTGCCGCGGCCATCACATTTTCAACATCTAATTCACTGATTTCACGATTTTCTCCTGAAACAGCGATCATTCCGTGACAGCTTTCGATTTCTACGCTATTTGATGGAATTCCAACGATAACATTGTTAATATCCATATTTGCTTTTTGTTCAGCTTGTTTAACTGCTTTTTTTATTGATTCAACTGTTTGATCGATGTCGACAATAATCCCTCGACTTAGACCTTCTGATTTTTCATTTCCAACTCCAATAATGTTCATTTGACCATTGACATATTCAGCAACTACTACTTTTATTGAAGTGGTTCCAATATCTAGACTCACATAAATCCCAGTATTTCCCATTAATTGAAACCTCCTTTATTGACCTAAGATTTTAGTTTTTCTCAATAAATGATATACATTTTTAATTTTACCATATTTATCAACATTTTACGAAGATTTTAGCGGAATTATTCTTTAATTAATAATTTCACTATTTTTAATTACTATTTTATTAAAATGCCTCGAAATAAACGCCAACTTCCATATTGATAATTCCTTTTTGTTCGCCTAAGCTTTTTACAAAACTAGGATAGTATGCCATTTTTTCTGCAAAAGACGGGATGCTAGCTTGTACTAAATTACCGTCGTTCATATTTATTTTAATTAAGTAGTCATCTGTTTTACTGGATTGATGTTCAATATCTGAAATGCTGTTTTTGATATCGCTACTCAGTTGACTATATTGTAAAATCATTTCGTCTAAAGCAGGACCTTCTTTAAAATTTTTAAAGATAGGTGGATTGCCTATTGAAACTTTTCTACTTTCTTTTACAATTTTTCCATTTTCCAAAATATTGTAGTATTGATCGTCTTTAGCTAAATAAGCGACTGTTTTGTATTCGTCGATTGCTAACACATAGCTATTGACTCCATCAAATTTTAGATGGACAGATTTCACTTGATTCAATTCGGTTTTGATTTCTTGTTCCATTTTATCTCGATTAAAGTATGCTTCCCATAAGGAGTCTCCCTTTTTGAGTTGACTGGTATCAATAACAGACTGGTCAAAAACTTCGTTCGTCCCAGAAACGGTTACTTTTGAAATACGACTTAATGGAGAGATAAAATAAAGAATCACTAAAATTGTAAAAGAAAATAAAAAAACCATTGGAATCAATCGACGAAGCATTTTTTTTCGTCTTTGTTCTTTTAAACGCGGCAATTTGTGTTCCATTGAAACAACTTTCTTTTCCGCTTTCGTTTTCTTTTTTTCTTTATTAATAACAGGCTCTTCACTAGTTTGTTCTGCTGCTCTTTTCTGCTGTTCTTGTTCCCAAGGGGTTAAAGAAGACGCAGGCTCTTGAGCAGTCTTTTTTTTATATGAACTTCTTTTATTCCAATTAGCCATGCGCCTTCCCTCCCTTCTAATTACTTGTTAGGTCATTGATTAAAGCAATGATTCGATCACTCGCATCGACAATTCCTACTTTTTTTGCTTCTTTTGCCATTTCTTCACGTAACGGTTCATTTAACATTAAGGCATCTGCTGCTTGAATAAATTGTGCACCGTCTAGTTCACTATCTGGAATCAACCGAGCTGCATGGTGATGTGAAAGGCTTTCTGCATTTTTGGTTTGATGATCGTTCGTCACGTATGGACTTGGAATCAAAATGCTTGGCAAACCTAACGCTGTTAGTTCAGCTAAAGTTGTCGCACCACTTCTACCCATTACTACTGAAACATTTGCAAAAACTTCAGGCATATTGTAAATGTATGGAACAACAGAAACGTTTTTATTTTTCAGATTTAAACGTTCAACTTCTTGATTAATTTTTTCATAATGGACCTCACCAGTAGCAAAGAGAACTTGATAGTCTTTTGTCACGAGTTCAGGTAAAGCTTGAAGAAAGGCTTCATTAATCTTTCTTGCTCCGCGACTGCCACCAAAAATCAACAATGTCGGCGTTGTAATTGCTAAACCATAATCGGCTAAAACAGTTGATTTTTCGATATTTGCTACTTCTTGTGCTCTTGGATTTCCGGTTAAAACTACTTTATCTTGAAATTTAGGGAATTCCATTCGTGCTTCTTCAAAGCAAATCGCGATTTTAGATACGAAACGGGATAAAAATTTATTCGTAACTCCTGCAACACTATTTTGTTCATGAACGATGGTTGGTATTTTTAGTTTAGCGGCTGCATAGACAACTGGTCCGCAAACATAGCCTCCAGTTCCAATTACGACATCCGGTTTAAACTCTTTTACGATTTTTTTAGAATCGGATACACTTTTGAAGAATAATTGAATCGTTTTAAAATTTGAAAGTGATAAAGAGCGTTTAAATCCTTGAATTTCTACAGATTTAAACGGAATGCCGGCCTTTTCAACAATTTTCTTTTCTAACCCTTTTTCTGTTCCAACATAGAGAACTTCGACAGCTGGATCAACTGCTTGAAGACGACGAATTAGGGCTAATGCTGGATAAATATGTCCGCCTGTTCCTCCACCAGATAAAATAATTTTCATAATGATCACGTAAGGCTCTTTAATTGAGCATTACTCCTCCTGTTCTTCAACCTCTTCAATCAATTGATCGATTGCATTGATAAACGCGTCTCCACGAACTTCAAAGCTGCGGTATTGGTCCCAACTTGCGCAAGCTGGTGATAATAAAATAATTTCTTCTGGTTCACTTAACTCATACGCAACGGGTACTGCTGCTTCAACATTTTGAACATGTTGAATTGTTTTGACTCCGGCTTTGATACCTGCTTCTTCAATTTTACTAGCAGTTTCACCAAAAACAATCAATGCTTTGACATTTTTTAAAGCAGGAATCAATTCTTCAAATCCATTGCCTCGATCTAAACCACCTGCTAATAAGATAACCGGTTTGCTAAATCCTTTTAATGCATTTTCAGTTGCCAAAATATTGGTTGCTTTAGAATCATTATAAAATTTACGTTGCTTAAATTCCGTCACAAACTGAGTCCGATGTTTAACGCCAGAAAAAGTAGTTAATAATTCCACAATGTTTTTATTACTTTGCCCTACTAATTTTGCGACCGCAATTGCTGCCAGTGCATTTTCAACATTGTGTTCACCTGGTACGACAATGTCTTTTTTATTCATGATGGCTTCATCTTGATAATAAATAATATCTTCTTTTACATAAACACCATTTTCTAAAATCTCTTTTCTTGAAAATGGAATAATTTTTGCTTTACTTGTTTTAGAAAGTTCACGCAGCTCTTCTTGATCCCAATTTAAAATTAAGTAATCATCTGCTGTTTGGTTTTCAGTAATACGCCATTTTGCGGCTACGTATTCATCTCGTGAGCCATGGTAATCAATATGTGCTTCAAAGATATTTGTAATGACCGCTATTTGTGGACGTAACGTTTTAATTCCCATTAATTGGAAACTTGATAATTCAATCACGATTTCATCTTCCTTGGTTGCCGTTTGAGCAACTAAGCTAGCTGGTGTTCCAATATTTCCTGCAACATATGCATGTCCAGTTTTACGATTATGATTTAAAATTTCAGCAATCATTGTTGTCGTTGTTGTTTTTCCGTTGGTTCCAGTAATGCCGATAATTTTACTTTCGGCAACTTCATAAGCTAATTCAACTTCTGTAATAACGGGGATTCCTTTTTCAATTGCTCGATGTACAATTGGGTTGTTATACATAATACCAGGATTTTTTACGACTAACTCAAAATCTTCATCTAATAATTCAACTGGATGTCCGCCTGTTACAACGCGAATTCCTGATTCTAAAAGTTCTTGCGCTTCTGGATTTTCTTCAAAACTCTTATAATCGTTAACGGTAACTAATGCGCCTAATTCATGCAACAATTTAGCCGCATTCACGCCACTCATAGCTAGACCGACAACCAATACTTTTTTATGTTCGTATGCTGTTACTTTTTTCATTCTAAAAAGCCTCCTGTTAAAGAATAATCACTAGTGCTAAAATGGCTGCAACTAAACCTACAGCCCAAAAAGTTAAAACAACACGCCATTCACTCCAACCACTCATTTCAAAATGATGATGGATAGGGCTCATTTTAAAAACACGTTTTCCTGTCAATTTGAAAGAGGTTACTTGAATCATCACGCTTGCTGTTTCAATAACAAAGATTAATCCAATCAATAGCAATGACCATTCTTGATGCAATAGAATAGAAACAGCTGCCAATCCGCCACCTAATGCTAACGAACCTACGTCCCCCATAAAGATTTTCGCTGGTTTTTTATTAAAGAAAAAGAATCCAACAAGCCCACCAATTACAGCTAAACAAAAAATCAAAATATCTGTTTGACCTTGTTTAAAGGCTAAAATAGCATACGCGCCATAAGCAATACTTGCCGTACCTGCCACCAAACCATCTAGACCATCTGTTAAGTTCACTGCATTTGAAAAACCAACTAGCCACACCATCAC carries:
- a CDS encoding YggT family protein, which codes for MYRVLSEAINIYSILIVVYALLSWLPGAYNSKLGEILARLCEPYLDVFRRIIPPIGGISFSPIVALIVLSLVNRGLYYVLMFLIQTIAS
- a CDS encoding cell division protein SepF; this encodes MGLMGNFSQFFGLNDEEEEFEYEEYDQKTEKAAPIQAQEKVYNEPKSKPAFNSRNVNAVKTSNKVVPLNQQAIPSQSKIVVFEPRVYSEVQEVADLLMANESVILNFNRIEEDQAKRIVDFLTGTIYAISGDIQRIGDEIFLCTPPNVEIDGMLTEMMRDKEFY
- a CDS encoding YggS family pyridoxal phosphate-dependent enzyme, with product MSIATNLEAVESTLCQAIDKVGRKRSNVTLIAVTKAVSNEATKEIYDLGIRHLAENRPEGLQAKKTYLPDTDIKWHYIGNLQTRKVKQVINEIDYFHALDRISLAKEIEKRAEHTINCFLEVNVTGEESKHGINPSEIEAFIDSLQDYSKIKIIGLMTMAPIDADEATIHKAFSTLYQLKEKIQAKGISYAPCTELSMGMSNDYQIAAEEGATFVRVGTALFKD
- the ftsZ gene encoding cell division protein FtsZ, which codes for MELEFDSMINNGAVIKVIGVGGAGNNAVNRMIDEGVKGVEFIVANTDIQALQSSNAEIKIQLGPKLTRGLGAGSNPEIGRKAAEESEEQIAEALSGADMIFVTAGMGGGTGTGAAPIVARIAKEQSALTVGVITRPFTFEGPKRGRFAAEGVSEMKDHVDTLVIISNNRLLEIVDKKTPMLEAFHEADNVLRQGVQGISDLITAPGYVNLDFADVKTVMENQGSALMGIGMASGENRTAEATKKAISSPLLEVSIDGAEQVLLNITGGPDLTLFEAQDASDIVSAASTTEVNIIFGTSINEKLGDEVIVTVIATGIDNQRGQEARRDTSRTRSFSNTNEATPYSKRNEEQSQSAPASNQAEKDPFGDWDIRREPNVRETSGREETPTEKADFDVFKRDSSPEKGHGNDDDSLDTPPFFRRRRK
- the ftsA gene encoding cell division protein FtsA, yielding MGNTGIYVSLDIGTTSIKVVVAEYVNGQMNIIGVGNEKSEGLSRGIIVDIDQTVESIKKAVKQAEQKANMDINNVIVGIPSNSVEIESCHGMIAVSGENREISELDVENVMAAAMVRSVPPEREIISVIPEEFIVDGFDGIRDPRGMIGVRLEMHATMLTGPKTILHNTKRCVEKAGLQIGEIVVQPLAVGSTALSKGERDFGTIIIDMGGGQTSASVIHDNQLKYTFVDPEGGEYVSKDISIILNTTLENAEKIKRDYGFALPEETSPDEVFPVETIGKNEPVKIDEQYLSEIIEARLVQIFEKIKAELDVVGARELPGGIVLTGGAASLPGVIELAKDIFEINVKLYVPDQMGMRFPAFSTGIGLIEYVANLDEIHAVSKGRKVHHTDERVNQHHVEEHVFEHNAPAPREEKQPKKEEDKLSNKAKNFFSNFFD
- a CDS encoding cell division protein FtsQ/DivIB, with the translated sequence MANWNKRSSYKKKTAQEPASSLTPWEQEQQKRAAEQTSEEPVINKEKKKTKAEKKVVSMEHKLPRLKEQRRKKMLRRLIPMVFLFSFTILVILYFISPLSRISKVTVSGTNEVFDQSVIDTSQLKKGDSLWEAYFNRDKMEQEIKTELNQVKSVHLKFDGVNSYVLAIDEYKTVAYLAKDDQYYNILENGKIVKESRKVSIGNPPIFKNFKEGPALDEMILQYSQLSSDIKNSISDIEHQSSKTDDYLIKINMNDGNLVQASIPSFAEKMAYYPSFVKSLGEQKGIINMEVGVYFEAF
- the murG gene encoding undecaprenyldiphospho-muramoylpentapeptide beta-N-acetylglucosaminyltransferase; protein product: MKIILSGGGTGGHIYPALALIRRLQAVDPAVEVLYVGTEKGLEKKIVEKAGIPFKSVEIQGFKRSLSLSNFKTIQLFFKSVSDSKKIVKEFKPDVVIGTGGYVCGPVVYAAAKLKIPTIVHEQNSVAGVTNKFLSRFVSKIAICFEEARMEFPKFQDKVVLTGNPRAQEVANIEKSTVLADYGLAITTPTLLIFGGSRGARKINEAFLQALPELVTKDYQVLFATGEVHYEKINQEVERLNLKNKNVSVVPYIYNMPEVFANVSVVMGRSGATTLAELTALGLPSILIPSPYVTNDHQTKNAESLSHHHAARLIPDSELDGAQFIQAADALMLNEPLREEMAKEAKKVGIVDASDRIIALINDLTSN
- the murD gene encoding UDP-N-acetylmuramoyl-L-alanine--D-glutamate ligase, translating into MKKVTAYEHKKVLVVGLAMSGVNAAKLLHELGALVTVNDYKSFEENPEAQELLESGIRVVTGGHPVELLDEDFELVVKNPGIMYNNPIVHRAIEKGIPVITEVELAYEVAESKIIGITGTNGKTTTTTMIAEILNHNRKTGHAYVAGNIGTPASLVAQTATKEDEIVIELSSFQLMGIKTLRPQIAVITNIFEAHIDYHGSRDEYVAAKWRITENQTADDYLILNWDQEELRELSKTSKAKIIPFSRKEILENGVYVKEDIIYYQDEAIMNKKDIVVPGEHNVENALAAIAVAKLVGQSNKNIVELLTTFSGVKHRTQFVTEFKQRKFYNDSKATNILATENALKGFSKPVILLAGGLDRGNGFEELIPALKNVKALIVFGETASKIEEAGIKAGVKTIQHVQNVEAAVPVAYELSEPEEIILLSPACASWDQYRSFEVRGDAFINAIDQLIEEVEEQEE
- the mraY gene encoding phospho-N-acetylmuramoyl-pentapeptide-transferase; its protein translation is MHWTEMLMPVVSGFALTIMAMPIFIGYFRMKQLGQTTREDGPKWHEVKTGTPTMGGLVFLIAIVITSSWVGIWQKSLTISLGLLMFILVLYGILGFLDDFIKVFKKRNLGLTSKQKLIGQIIGGIIFFAIYRLEGLDTLLYLPFFGDVNIGWLYAIFVMVWLVGFSNAVNLTDGLDGLVAGTASIAYGAYAILAFKQGQTDILIFCLAVIGGLVGFFFFNKKPAKIFMGDVGSLALGGGLAAVSILLHQEWSLLLIGLIFVIETASVMIQVTSFKLTGKRVFKMSPIHHHFEMSGWSEWRVVLTFWAVGLVAAILALVIIL